The genomic segment GCGGAGTTGGGGTTGGTTTGCAGTAAAGGCCGGTTCAGACCGTTGACCGTCGGCGTACCCGGTCCCGCGTGAAACTCAGGCTCGTCTGGCGAATTGTTTGCCGCCTGCGGGTAGGTTGCGAAGTAGTGGTCGAAGGAGACGTTTTCCTGGAAGATCACGACCACATGCTTGATTGGAGTCTTGGTCGGCGAGTCGTGCTCGTCAGCGAACGCACGGGTTGAGCTCGGTCCGGGCAGGATCGCCCACGAGGCAACAAGCGCAATGAGGTTGCGGGATCGGGAGCGGACGGTCAGTCTTAAGGACATGGTTCCTCCATTCAACAGCTATATCGGCAGGGCCAAGGTAGGAGAATGCCGTTCGCGCAGTGTTGTGTACGTGTGAAAACTCAGCGACAGACGGCGAGCACGGGGGAACGTATTCAGTCGAGCGGACGGACGCCCGTTCTAAACAAACAGCTTCGGAGGTTGGGGGGGGGCGCGGTAGGGGGAATCCCTACTCGGCCTTGGACGGGAAGTCCCAGAGAACCGTCACTGGGCTCGTGATACTGGTCTCCTTCGCCACCGCTTCGCCGCGATAGATGAAGCGGGGATGCCCGGCGAGTCTCCAGAAGACGTGCACCTTGAAGCGACCACTCAAGAGCTGTTGGATCGGGCGCTGCTGGGGAGTGGAACCCGCCTTCGCGCTCCAGCGAAGCCGATTCCCCTCCCAGTGATCTCGACGATTGGCGTTCGGCCGGCCTGGTTCCCGGATCGTCGCGAACACGTAGTATTCCGCCCCGTATCGGTGGTAGCCCTGAAACCAGCCGCCACCACCCGCTTCGTCAGGAAGCCCGAGCACGGTGTGCAGATCACGGGAGGAGTACTCGCTGCCCACGTCGAGTGTTGGCATCGCATGGCCCCCGAATAAGGAAGGGCGCAAGGATAACCCATCTCGACCCGGCCGCGTCAATGGGCGAAATCACTCCAGGGGAGCGAGGGTCAGCTTTGCCCTCGCATATCTCTAGGCAACTGTTTACTTAAGGGGAGGATACTCCCCTTTTGGGCGGAGGAGACCCGAAGGGTCTCGGCTTGAACCCACGGACCCATTGGGTGGGCACACTGGTGAGCCTCAGAGGCCCCGGGTGGGCGTCTGACTCCCCGGCAGCAACTACACCGTGGCCGCCTGGTCCAGTCTCACGTGGCGAGCGGGGCCATGTTACAGAAAGCAGCGGCCGGGTATTTTCTTGGGAACCCAGCCCCACCAGCTATTTAGGCGGGCTGGACGGTGGCAAGAGCGAAGCGAGCCTGTCATGGCCGGCCGCGTCTGCTGCCACAGGACCGTCACGGGGTCGGGCTAGCTTCCCTCTAGCGATGTCCCGAAGACAGCGTCCGGTCAGACGCCTCGCCACCCTTCGAGCCGCCCGGCGGAGACGTGGTCGTCACGTGCCGCCGGCGCGGCCCCCCACCTGTGCGGACGAGGCCGGACCACAAGACCGGGAGACCTTGCCGACGGCCGAGGTGACCGCGGATGGGTTCTGGCCCCGGCGAGCCCGCGAATGACGCCCGGTGCGACGGTGATGTGACAGACTCGTGAAGAGCCTTTCGAACGGCTGTCACTAAGTATTTCCACGACCTTCACCGCGACGCAATCTGCAGGCTGCTTAATACCCCTGGACCTGAAGGAATTTCTTAGGTCCGGGGGTAACGTAATGCAAGAGAGCCTGCGCTGATGCGCTGCGACCTCCACGTCCACAGCAAGTATTCAGGCCCCTTGACCCTGCCCGTTTTGAGGAGGCTCGTCCGCGAGTGCTACTCGGAGCCCGCTGCCGTGTACGAGGCTGCGCTCGCTCGCGGGATGGACCTCGTCACCCTCACCGACCACGATTCGATCGAGGGGGCCCTTCAGCTGGCGGGGCGGCCCGATTTCTTCGTGGGCGAAGAAGTCACCTGCGTACTGCCGGAGGGGCGAGAGCTGCACCTTGGCGTGTTCGACATCACGGAAGGCCACCATGCCACGATCCAGAACAGGCGCCACGACGCGGAGTCCCTCTTCGCGTATCTCACGGAGGAGCGGATACCATTCTGCGTCAACCACCTGTTTTCCCCCCTCACCGGCCGCCGGGAGGTGAGCGACTTCCACCTCGCGCTTGCCCATGCTCCACTAATCGAGGCTTTGAACGGCATGCTGCCCGCGCAAAGCAACGAGTTCTCGCGGCTAGTGGGCCGAGCTTGGGGTTTGGCCCCGGTGGGAGGAAGCGACGCCCACGACCTGGCGGGGGTCGCTCGTGCGTACACGACGGTACCCAGGGCCCGGAGCAAGGACGAATTCCTCGCGGGCCTGCGCCAGGGGCTCACGGTGCCGGCTGGCAAGGTGGGGAACCATGCCCGTCTAATGGTGGCGGTGTTCTCGGTGGCCTTCGGCGCATTCGTGGAGGGCGCCGTCCACGCGTTGCGCAGCCCAGCCGAAGGCGCCCGCCTCGCTGCACTACTTACGACACTGCCAGCCCTCGCTCTCGTCCCCCTGGTCGCCCTCGCCAAGTTCACCAAGGAGAAGCTCGGCGCGGCTGCCTTCTACCGGCGTTTCCTCGCCTCACAGCCAGCGCTTCCTGACATCTCTCGGCCCAAGATTCTCGGACGCGGGCTTGCCTTGGGAGGTGGGCGATGAATTCGGTACTAGCCTACGTCGATGCCTCCGATCGTCGGATCTCCTGGCGCCTCAGCGCCTG from the Vicinamibacteria bacterium genome contains:
- a CDS encoding PHP-associated domain-containing protein; protein product: MRCDLHVHSKYSGPLTLPVLRRLVRECYSEPAAVYEAALARGMDLVTLTDHDSIEGALQLAGRPDFFVGEEVTCVLPEGRELHLGVFDITEGHHATIQNRRHDAESLFAYLTEERIPFCVNHLFSPLTGRREVSDFHLALAHAPLIEALNGMLPAQSNEFSRLVGRAWGLAPVGGSDAHDLAGVARAYTTVPRARSKDEFLAGLRQGLTVPAGKVGNHARLMVAVFSVAFGAFVEGAVHALRSPAEGARLAALLTTLPALALVPLVALAKFTKEKLGAAAFYRRFLASQPALPDISRPKILGRGLALGGGR